One Acinetobacter colistiniresistens DNA segment encodes these proteins:
- a CDS encoding tyrosine-type recombinase/integrase — translation MATRGINKLSALQVKKAKPDPDKMYKLSDGGNLYLRIDQSGSKYWIFNYTRPFLGKRNDLSLGTYPEVSLDDARTIRDEYKKLIKQGIDPAMERIETKSQKQKEAENTFRIVAEAWLYKRELEQKQDEETIRRLKHDAYPYIGDLTFPQLTLEILEIKVFKRIIERGALSVAKRLKSDLNQIFKSARKKKLIQYNPIEDIELPKPQGGNFAAVTEEQDLAPMLNKIWNYSKLYTRCLLTTQVALKISVLTFQRPGEIRKLKKEYFYRDERCFKFTASKTKQLHIVPLSDQAFGLIESIIDLHPYSEYIFVGRDGKTFISDNTINSALKRLGYGGEQTAHGFRATARTMLDEILEQRVDFIEHQLAHKVKDNNGTAYNRTKFLNKRQEMMQEWADYLDSLINCK, via the coding sequence ATGGCAACTCGTGGAATCAATAAGCTTAGTGCTTTACAAGTTAAAAAAGCTAAACCTGATCCTGACAAGATGTATAAGCTGTCAGATGGTGGAAATCTTTATCTACGTATTGATCAAAGTGGTAGCAAGTACTGGATATTCAATTACACACGTCCGTTCCTAGGCAAGCGTAATGATTTATCTTTAGGTACTTACCCTGAAGTTTCCTTGGATGATGCCCGTACGATTCGTGATGAATATAAAAAACTCATCAAGCAGGGTATTGATCCAGCAATGGAGCGGATTGAAACCAAGTCTCAGAAACAGAAAGAAGCAGAAAACACCTTTCGTATCGTCGCTGAAGCATGGTTGTATAAACGTGAGCTAGAGCAAAAACAGGATGAAGAGACGATCCGTCGTTTAAAGCATGATGCTTATCCCTACATTGGTGATTTAACCTTTCCACAGCTTACCTTAGAAATTCTTGAGATTAAGGTATTTAAGCGCATTATCGAGCGTGGTGCATTGTCTGTTGCCAAACGCCTTAAGTCGGACCTCAATCAGATATTTAAATCAGCACGTAAGAAAAAGCTGATCCAGTATAATCCCATTGAAGATATTGAACTGCCAAAACCACAGGGTGGAAACTTTGCAGCCGTGACAGAAGAGCAAGACCTAGCTCCAATGTTAAATAAAATTTGGAACTACTCCAAACTTTATACACGCTGTTTGCTGACCACGCAGGTGGCGTTAAAAATCTCTGTGCTGACATTTCAGCGACCTGGGGAGATCCGCAAGCTGAAAAAAGAGTATTTCTATCGTGATGAGAGATGCTTTAAATTTACAGCCAGTAAAACTAAGCAACTTCATATTGTGCCATTGTCAGATCAAGCCTTTGGCTTGATAGAGTCAATTATTGATCTGCATCCATACAGCGAATACATCTTTGTGGGGCGGGATGGTAAAACCTTTATTTCTGACAATACCATCAACTCCGCTTTAAAACGCTTGGGTTATGGTGGTGAACAAACAGCACATGGCTTTAGGGCAACTGCACGTACCATGTTGGATGAGATTCTAGAGCAGCGTGTGGACTTTATTGAACACCAGTTAGCCCATAAGGTAAAAGACAATAATGGTACAGCTTACAACCGAACCAAGTTTTTGAATAAACGCCAAGAGATGATGCAAGAATGGGCTGATTATTTAGATTCTTTAATCAACTGTAAATAA
- a CDS encoding helix-turn-helix transcriptional regulator, which produces MLEHRYRVRDLVNYPERPAKDYVDRSGRRRRLSHKPATKGLLNVAESTFWKMIRRGDFPEPTYLTASMPTWTENQINAWLEQKISKAA; this is translated from the coding sequence ATGCTAGAGCATCGTTATCGTGTTAGAGATTTGGTCAACTATCCTGAACGTCCAGCAAAGGACTATGTGGATCGTAGTGGTCGCAGACGTCGGCTGTCTCATAAGCCTGCAACCAAAGGCTTACTCAATGTTGCGGAATCGACTTTCTGGAAGATGATTCGTCGTGGTGATTTTCCTGAACCGACATACTTAACCGCCAGTATGCCAACGTGGACGGAAAACCAGATCAATGCTTGGCTTGAACAGAAAATATCTAAAGCTGCATAA
- a CDS encoding NADPH-dependent 2,4-dienoyl-CoA reductase, producing MTSYANILKPLHLGFTTIKNRVVMGSMHSGLEDRFFNYPKLAAYFGERAKGGVGLIITGGISPNRQGWLLPAGGTMNSLADIPHHRLVTHAVHKHGAKILMQILHSGRYGYHPFSVSSSPIQAPINPFKPRQMSDSQILATVEDYARCASLAKKAGYDGVEIMGSEGYLINQFLSSHVNKRTDRWGGDIENRMRFPVEIVKAIRAKVGEKFIIAFRLSLLDLVHDGNTMQEVIVVAKALEKAGITLLNTGIGWHEARVPTIVTSVPRAAFVDYTAAVKQHVSVPVIASNRINMPDVAEEIIASGKADMVQMARPFLADAYWVNKTATNRVDEINTCIACNQACLDHAFKNERVSCLVNPQACHETELVYIKTKKPKRIAVVGGGVAGMSAATVAASRGHAVTLFEANHDVGGQFNLAKVVPGKEEFHETIRYFKVQLKQTGVDVRLNTRVSREQLEREGFDEVVVATGVVPRALKIQGSAAPQVLSYAEVLRGAEVGHKVAVIGAGGIGFDVSEFLLKPPHQPQPQPLAEWQREWGVDPDPNYISEGGMQRPEVEIPVRQIYLLQRKTTPLGIGLGKTSGWVHRAQLKKHAVRMLRGVQYKAVTDEGLWVEHNGHDQLLRVDTIVVCAGQESVKDLMPKDGENTSANYHIIGGAKLAAELDAKRAIRDGAELAAKL from the coding sequence ATGACTAGCTATGCAAATATCTTAAAACCATTACATTTAGGTTTTACCACCATTAAAAACCGCGTGGTAATGGGTTCAATGCACTCAGGTTTAGAAGATCGTTTCTTTAACTATCCAAAGCTCGCTGCTTATTTTGGTGAACGGGCGAAGGGCGGGGTTGGCTTAATTATTACTGGAGGTATTTCTCCAAATCGTCAAGGTTGGTTACTCCCTGCTGGCGGAACCATGAATAGCTTGGCAGATATTCCTCATCATCGTCTTGTGACTCACGCAGTGCATAAGCATGGTGCAAAAATCTTGATGCAAATCCTGCATTCTGGCCGCTATGGTTATCATCCATTTTCAGTGTCATCATCCCCAATTCAGGCGCCGATCAACCCCTTTAAACCGCGTCAGATGTCGGATTCTCAAATTTTGGCAACCGTTGAGGATTATGCCCGTTGTGCAAGCTTGGCAAAAAAAGCAGGCTACGATGGCGTAGAAATCATGGGTTCAGAAGGTTATTTAATTAACCAGTTCCTCAGCAGCCATGTCAACAAACGTACTGACCGTTGGGGTGGCGATATTGAAAATCGTATGCGCTTCCCTGTAGAGATTGTCAAAGCGATCCGGGCCAAAGTCGGTGAAAAATTCATTATCGCATTCCGTCTCTCTTTGCTTGATCTGGTGCATGACGGCAATACCATGCAAGAAGTGATCGTGGTAGCTAAAGCATTAGAGAAAGCAGGGATTACGTTGCTTAATACAGGGATTGGCTGGCATGAAGCCCGTGTCCCTACGATTGTGACTTCAGTGCCACGTGCCGCATTCGTCGACTATACCGCAGCGGTAAAACAGCATGTATCAGTTCCTGTGATTGCATCCAACCGTATCAATATGCCTGATGTGGCAGAAGAGATTATTGCTTCTGGCAAGGCAGATATGGTGCAAATGGCACGTCCATTCTTGGCGGATGCTTATTGGGTGAATAAGACGGCTACCAATCGTGTGGATGAAATCAATACCTGTATCGCATGTAACCAAGCCTGTCTGGATCATGCATTTAAGAATGAACGTGTCAGCTGTTTGGTCAATCCACAGGCTTGTCATGAAACAGAACTGGTTTATATCAAAACTAAAAAACCAAAACGTATTGCCGTTGTCGGCGGTGGTGTCGCCGGGATGTCAGCTGCAACTGTGGCTGCAAGCCGTGGTCACGCCGTAACGCTGTTTGAAGCCAATCATGATGTCGGCGGTCAGTTTAATTTAGCCAAGGTCGTTCCAGGGAAAGAAGAATTCCATGAAACGATTCGTTATTTTAAAGTACAGTTGAAACAGACAGGTGTAGATGTCCGTTTAAATACGCGTGTAAGTCGCGAGCAGTTAGAACGTGAAGGCTTTGACGAAGTGGTTGTTGCAACAGGTGTTGTACCGCGCGCATTAAAAATTCAAGGTAGTGCCGCACCTCAAGTGTTGTCATATGCAGAAGTATTACGTGGTGCAGAAGTAGGGCATAAGGTTGCTGTGATCGGTGCAGGCGGGATTGGCTTTGACGTATCAGAGTTCCTGTTAAAACCACCACATCAACCTCAGCCACAACCTTTAGCTGAATGGCAACGTGAGTGGGGGGTTGATCCAGATCCTAACTATATCTCTGAAGGTGGGATGCAGCGTCCAGAAGTTGAAATTCCAGTGCGTCAGATCTATTTATTGCAGCGTAAAACCACACCACTTGGGATTGGTCTGGGTAAGACCTCGGGTTGGGTACACCGTGCGCAGTTGAAAAAACATGCGGTGCGTATGCTGCGTGGCGTGCAGTATAAAGCCGTGACCGATGAGGGTTTATGGGTTGAACATAATGGTCATGATCAATTATTGCGTGTAGATACCATTGTTGTATGTGCAGGGCAAGAGTCGGTGAAAGATCTCATGCCTAAAGACGGTGAAAATACTTCAGCGAACTACCATATTATTGGTGGTGCTAAGCTCGCTGCTGAGCTCGACGCCAAGCGTGCGATCCGAGATGGTGCTGAATTAGCCGCAAAACTCTAA
- the kdpA gene encoding potassium-transporting ATPase subunit KdpA, which translates to MWEFISVFILALVLAYPLGRYLADVMQAQPMKSDRFFKWIEQPIYAILNVKQVGMNWRQYFGAFVLSNILLVVASVAVFMTQAWLPFNPDNIPNMKWDLAVHTAISFLTNTNQQHYSGQAQLSYFAQMTAIVGLQYLSPIIGLALLAAMLRALFLQSGREEGADKKDWNTINLGNYWMDIIRPLFRFFIPLSLIFSLLLTFQGVPATLSAGPTAQVLDQSTEVKTQHIPLGPVAPMVAIKQLGSNGGGWYGPNSSVPLENPTPLSNVLEMLAILLIPMSVVFMLGRFVQRKKLMWMILGTMLLMSLASTVFTLWTEKSSLVPNTALMEGKEVRFGAEASALWGSLTTQVNNGSVNMMHDSASPLTGLVELCNMLINAIWGGIGCGLLQFFIYLFLAVFIAGLMTGRTPELFGRKIEVTEIKLLALVILLQPVVILGLTAIAIAFPSLTGNSNPASHGISQVFYEYVSAFANNGSGFEGLADNTIWWNLSASVALLAGRYSVLIIPVLIAVSLATKPQAAETKGSLHIESPTFALTLIGIVLILTLLQFMPVLVIGPIADYLSVLSVKV; encoded by the coding sequence ATGTGGGAATTTATTTCCGTATTTATCCTTGCATTGGTTTTAGCTTATCCATTAGGACGCTATCTTGCAGATGTGATGCAAGCTCAACCAATGAAAAGCGATCGTTTCTTTAAATGGATCGAACAACCAATTTACGCTATTTTGAATGTGAAACAAGTAGGTATGAATTGGCGTCAATATTTTGGGGCTTTTGTGCTCAGTAATATCTTACTGGTGGTGGCGAGTGTTGCCGTCTTTATGACTCAAGCGTGGTTGCCATTCAATCCTGACAACATTCCAAACATGAAATGGGACTTGGCTGTGCATACAGCGATTTCTTTCTTAACCAATACCAATCAGCAGCATTATTCAGGGCAAGCACAACTGTCTTATTTTGCACAAATGACAGCCATTGTGGGATTGCAATATTTGTCGCCAATTATTGGGCTGGCATTGCTTGCTGCGATGTTAAGGGCTTTATTCCTGCAATCAGGCAGAGAAGAAGGTGCAGATAAGAAAGATTGGAATACGATTAATCTAGGTAATTATTGGATGGATATTATCCGACCATTATTTAGATTTTTTATTCCATTAAGTTTAATTTTTTCTTTACTGCTTACATTTCAAGGTGTCCCTGCAACACTCTCGGCGGGTCCAACAGCACAAGTCTTGGATCAAAGCACGGAAGTCAAAACTCAACATATTCCATTGGGTCCAGTTGCACCGATGGTGGCGATCAAGCAATTAGGCAGTAATGGCGGTGGTTGGTATGGTCCAAACAGTAGTGTGCCTTTAGAAAATCCAACGCCATTATCCAATGTGCTGGAGATGCTTGCGATCTTACTAATCCCAATGTCGGTTGTATTTATGCTTGGTCGCTTTGTCCAACGCAAAAAATTAATGTGGATGATTTTGGGTACGATGTTGTTGATGTCATTGGCTTCCACTGTATTCACATTATGGACTGAAAAATCTTCATTGGTTCCAAATACGGCGCTAATGGAAGGTAAAGAAGTTCGTTTTGGAGCTGAAGCCTCTGCATTATGGGGAAGTTTAACTACACAGGTGAATAATGGTTCGGTCAATATGATGCATGACTCAGCTTCGCCATTAACGGGTTTGGTTGAGTTATGCAATATGCTAATCAATGCCATTTGGGGTGGGATTGGTTGTGGTCTATTACAATTTTTTATCTATCTATTTTTAGCCGTATTTATCGCGGGTTTGATGACAGGTCGTACGCCTGAGTTATTTGGACGAAAAATTGAAGTCACTGAAATTAAGTTATTGGCACTCGTCATTCTCTTACAACCAGTGGTGATTCTTGGTTTGACGGCGATCGCCATCGCTTTCCCATCTTTAACAGGAAATTCAAATCCTGCATCGCATGGTATTAGCCAAGTGTTTTATGAATATGTGTCTGCGTTTGCCAATAATGGTTCTGGTTTTGAAGGCTTAGCCGACAACACTATATGGTGGAATCTCAGTGCCAGTGTGGCCTTATTGGCAGGTCGTTATAGCGTCCTCATCATTCCAGTTTTAATCGCAGTGAGTTTGGCAACCAAACCACAAGCAGCGGAAACTAAAGGCTCTTTACATATCGAGTCCCCAACCTTTGCGTTGACCTTGATTGGGATCGTGTTGATTTTGACCTTATTGCAATTCATGCCAGTGTTGGTCATTGGACCAATTGCCGATTATTTATCTGTGCTATCTGTGAAAGTTTAA